One window from the genome of Macaca fascicularis isolate 582-1 chromosome 7, T2T-MFA8v1.1 encodes:
- the LIPC gene encoding hepatic triacylglycerol lipase isoform X2, with protein MIIHGWSVDGLLENWIWQMVAALKSQPAQPVNVGLVDWITLAHHHYTIAVRNTRLVGKEVAALLRWLEESVQFSRSHVHLIGYSLGAHVSGFAGSSIGGTRKIGRITGLDAAGPLFEGSSPSNRLSPDDANFVDAIHTFTREHMGLSVGIKQPIGHYDFYPNGGSFQPGCHFLELYRHIAKHGLNAITQTIKCSHERSVHLFIDSLLHAGTQSVAYLCSDMDSFSQGLCLSCKKGRCNTLGYHVRQEPRSKSKKLFLVTRAQSPFKVYHYQFKIQFINQTETPIQTTFTMSLLGTKEKMQKIAITLGKGIASNKTYSFLITLDVDIGELIMIKFKWESSAVWANVWNTVQTIIPWSTGPRHPGLVLKTIRVKAGETQQRMTFCSENTDDLQLRPTQEKIFVKCEIKSKTSKQKII; from the exons GTGGACGGCTTACTAGAAAACTGGATCTGGCAGATGGTGGCCGCGCTGAAGTCTCAGCCGGCCCAGCCAGTGAACGTGGGGCTAGTGGACTGGATCACCCTGGCCCACCACCACTACACCATCGCTGTCCGCAATACCCGCCTCGTGGGCAAGGAGGTCGCGGCTCTTCTCCGGTGGCTGGAG GAATCTGTTCAATTCTCTCGAAGCCATGTTCACCTAATTGGGTACAGCCTGGGTGCACACGTGTCAGGATTTGCCGGCAGTTCCATCGGTGGAACGCGCAAGATTGGGAGAATCACAG GGTTGGATGCCGCGGGACCTTTGTTTGAGGGAAGCTCCCCCAGCAATCGTCTTTCTCCAGATGACGCCAATTTTGTGGATGCCATTCATACCTTTACCCGGGAGCACATGGGCCTGAGCGTGGGCATCAAACAGCCCATAGGGCACTATGACTTCTATCCCAACGGGGGCTCCTTCCAGCCTGGCTGCCACTTCCTAGAGCTCTACAGACATATTGCCAAGCACGGGCTCAATG CCATCACCCAGACCATAAAATGCTCCCACGAGCGATCTGTGCACCTTTTCATCGACTCCTTGCTGCATGCCGGCACGCAGAGCGTGGCCTACCTGTGCAGCGACATGGACAGCTTCAGCCAGGGCCTGTGCCTGAGCTGCAAGAAGGGCCGCTGCAACACGCTGGGCTACCACGTCCGCCAGGAGCCCCGGAGCAAGAGCAAGAAGCTCTTCCTCGTGACGCGAGCCCAGTCCCCCTTCAAAG tTTATCATTACCAGTTCAAGATCCAGTTCATCAACCAAACTGAGACGCCAATACAAACAACTTTTACCATGTCACTACTcggaacaaaagagaaaatgcagaaaattgcCATCACTCT GGGCAAAGGAATTGCTAGTAATAAAACATATTCCTTTCTTATCACGCTGGATGTGGATATCGGTGAGCTGATCATGATCAAGTTCAAGTGGGAAAGCAGTGCAGTGTGGGCCAATGTCTGGAACACAGTCCAGACCATCATCCCATGGAGCACAGGGCCCCGCCACCCAGGCCTCGTTCTGAAGACGATCAGAGTCAAAGCGGGAGAAACCCAGCAAAG AATGACATTTTGTTCAGAAAACACAGATGATCTACAACTTCGCCCAACCCAGGAAAAAATCTTCGTGAAATGTGAAATAAAGTCTAAAACATCAAAGCAAAAGATCATATGA